The genomic segment CAGCGAGTCGATGCGCTTCTTCAGAAGCGTCGCCGAGTTCTTCAGGAAGGCTTCCTGGCAGTCGACGTAGACGCTGCGGGCTCGCACCTGTGCATGCGCCGCCGGAGTGCAGACGAACAGAAAGGCCGCCGTGGCAAGCCACGCGGCCGTACGATGAATCCTCATGTGGGGTCCCTCCCTCCGAGCGCCAATGTTTCGCGCCGCCGCAGGGCTGTCAACGAAGTTCCGGGCATGCGACGCAAGGAAACGCTGCTCCGAACATCCAGGAGATACGCGCGCGTCTGGCTGACGTGCGCGCATCGCTGGCGGCGGCGCGGGCGCGGCCAGCGCGCGGGCGTCGTCGTCGCGGTGCTTGACAGAGCCGGATGAGGAGGGCCTACGCTAGTGCATCCACAGATTCACAGGCGTGGTCGCAGTCTGCGCCGGAGGCACGTCATGGCCCGCACGCACCGTAATCTTGGCCGCTTCTCGCTGGTTCTCGCCCTTGTCTCCTGCGTCGGCCTGTCGGCATTCGCGGTCGCCCAGGACGAGCCGCCGGTGCCGCGACGAAAGCTCCTGCGCGCCGAGGTCGCCAAGTTGCGCGGCGAGGTCGCGCGTCTGGCCAGCCAGCTCGACTATCTGCAGCGTAGCGAGCGGGGCGACGAGGACGGCGACGCCGGGCCCGAGCCGGGCATGCCGCCGAGCCCGGGCGGCTATCCCGTCTACGGCCTGTGCTCCGACCCGTGTTCCTACGATTCGGATGAGGACGGTCTCGGCGACTGCGAAGACCCCTGCCCCTGCGACCCGAACACCGCCGACGACGACAACGACGGCTATCCCGATTGCTACGATCCGTGCCCCGGCGAGACCGACAACGCATGCGCCGACCCATGCAAGCAGGACTCGGACGGCGATCAGGTCGGTGACTGCGAGGACCCGTGCCCCTACGATGCCAACAATGCCGATGACGACGGCGACGGCTGGGCCGACTGCTACGACCCGTGCACCGGCGACGCAGAAAATCACTGCATCGATCCGTGCCACTACGACTCCGACGGCGACGGCACCACCGACTGCGAAGACCCTTGCCCGTACGATCCCGCTGAATCCAAGGACAGCGACGAGGACGGCACGGCCGATTGTCAGGACCCCTGCCCCGATGACATCAGCAACGCCTGCAGCGACCCGTGCCAGACCGATCAGGACGGCGACGGCACCGACGACTGCTGGGATCCGTGCCCGTGGTATCCGACGGGTCCCGCAGGCGGTGAGAACGGCGGAGGCGGCACCACGGACGATTGGTGCTGGCCGTCGCCCATGGCGCTGCGCGCGCGCTGACCGGAACGATCGGCGCGGTACTAGCCACCTTGACGTTCCAAGATTGAATCCGGCAGCGGGCCGGGAACCGCCGCGATCGCCGCGGCGGGCGTCGTCGCGGCGGCCGTAGCGCAGGCGGACTCGCCGCGGCCCGATCCTGCGATGCGCGGCGGCCATTGCCGACGCGTCCGCCCGATGGCGGACGGAACTCCAGTACAGCCGGCCTATAGGCGGGGTGCGGCCGATGGGCAACGCCGACCTGCCGGTCGGCACGCCGCGGGTGTTGACACACGGCGGACATGCGGGCAAATCCACATGGGGGGCAACCGCGTGACTGGCGCAAAAACGACGTTATTCGGGAGAGGTTTCGTGACCAAACCAGGCAAATCGTGGCTGGCGGCGGCGGCATGGGTCGCTGTCGTCTTGTGTGCGCGACCGAGCACGGGCGAAGCGCAAGAATACGATCATCTCGAGTGCTACCGAACGCGGGAGCTCCGGCGTGGAGCTTGGTCGGCAAATGCTCACCTTCTCGACGTTCTGTCGCTCACGCCCGATCCGCGGTTCGCGGGAAACTTCTCCGATCACTCAGGCTGCCGGATCAAGGGCACACAGCCCACGGAAATCTGCACGCCAGTCGTCAAGTCCCCGAGCGAAGCGCCCGCCGGACCGAACCTGACCAACCGTCTCGCGTGCTATGCGATGGTGTGTCCGGCTCCATCCGGACATCAAGACATCACACTGACCAACCAGTTCGGCTCGGGCACGGCCACGCTGCGGCAAGCAGCAACCCGTCGAAAGAAGACGGTCCGATCGCTGTGCGTCCCGATTGAAGGGGCACTGCGATGAACGGCGCGAGATTGGAAATGGACGACTTCACTCGCTGCCGAATCTCGCGAGGCAGGATTCGGCCGCTGGTCCGCGTCGCTGCGGTTCTGGTTGTCGCGGCTGCCGCGTTTCCCGCCACCGCCATCGCCCAGCCTTACGATCACCTTGAATGTTACCGGCTGCGCGCGCGAGGCGACCAATGGACGGTGAATACCGGCCATGCCTCGGAGACTCTTACGCTGACGCCATCGGATATACCGCCGTTCGCGGTCGATGAAGGCTGCCGCCTGCTGCCGGTGCGCAATCCGCGTCCACGCCAGCTTTGCGTGCCGGTCGACAAGGCGCCGAGGCAGGCGCCGGCCGGGCAGGCCCTGTCCAACCTCTATGCCTGCTACTTCCTCGAATGCACGGAGAACGACGATCTCGATCTCAGTGTGACCACGCAGTTCGGCGCGGGCGCAATCGGGATTCGGCGTGACACCGAATATCGCAAGCTCTGCGTCCCAACGCAGCTGGGATCGTTCGCGACGACAACGACGAGCACGACGCTTTCGAGCACGACCACGGCACCGCCGTCCACGACAACGACCACGGCCCCGCCGACCACGACGACGACGACCACGACGACGACGACGACCACAACGACATCGGTGACGACGACGACCACGACGACGTCGACCACGACGACGACGCTGCCGGCGACCACGACGACCATCATCGTGACGACGACCGTGGAAACAGGCACCACGATCAAGGCCCCTACGACTTCGGTGACCAGCACGACGAGCGCCGAGTGCATCCCGTTTCCATGCAGGAACGGAGGTACGTTCGTGCACGACCTGTGCGTGTGTGAGTGCCCGCCAAAGATTTCGGGCAATGCGTGCGAGAACTACAACTGCAGCGCTGGTCACCAGGACGAAGGTTACTGTATCGGCGTAACGCGTGAGCAGTGTCAGGACGAAGCCGTCGCGGGGCAGTGTCCGCAAAAATGTCTCTGCTGAACGCGCTGACGCCTCGTGTGCCGGACCGTTTTGGTCGGCGGGCACCCGAGACGAGATCGACGGCAGTCCTTCAAGCATCCGCTCCGGGCTTGCGGCTGCTCCGTTCTGTAGCGGCGGACGTCGTCACGGAAGCTGCGGAATACGGAGTGGAAAGCGAGTGGCGATGGGTGGACTCGAACCACCGACCTAGGGATTATGAGGCCCTCGCTCTAACCGCCTGAGCTACATCGCCACAAAGCCGCGTTTTCTCGCCACCGCGGCGCTGGATGTCAAACGTTTCCGCGCGAGTGCGGCGTCGCGTGCCGCCGCCCTTGCGCATTGGCTGCCTGCCGTCGCGCGCGCAGGAACGAATGCCTGCCCGCGACGCCCGGCCCGCAGCATCGATATGGCTCCCCGCCACGATGTGGACCGTTTGATTCAGGACCCGACGCCGTTCTTCCCTGCCAGCATCTGCGCCAGCCGCTCGCGGTCGCCGAGAATCTCGAGCGCCGCATGGTAAGGGTCCTGCTCGCCCGCGGACACGCGCGCGAGCGTCGTTTGCACCGCTTCGTTCGCGGCGCCGCTGCGCAGCCGTCGCATCACTTCCTCTTCGCAGATCTCGAAGACCTCGGCGCGCAGCCGCCGCGCAACGACGTCGCGCTGCGGATGCTCCTTGCGAAACTCTCGGTGCGTCATCGCCGCGTCGAGCACGGCCTCGGTTCCTTCGCCCGCCGACGCCTTGGTCAGCAGCACCGGCACTTTCCATGCGTTCGAATCGTCCGCGCTCTTCAGCGCCAGCATCATCTCGAGCTCGGTGCGCATCCGCGTGGCGCCTTCGCGGTCGGCCTTGTTCACCACGAAGACGTCGGCGATCTCGAGCAGGCCGGCTTTCATCACCTGCACCGTGTCCCCGGCCTCGGGCACCAGGATCACGACGACGGTATCGGCGACTTCCATGATGTCGAGCTCGGTCTGGCCCACGCCAACGGTCTCGATGATGACGACATCCTTGCCCGAAGCGTCCATCAGCCGAGCCACGTCGCGTCCCGAGCGCGTCAGGCCGCCGTGGCTGCCGCGCGTGGAAAGGCTGCGAATGAAGACGCCTTCGTCGAGGAAATGGCGCTGCATGCGAATGCGGTCGCCGAGCACCGAACCGCCGGAGAACGGACTGGAAGGATCGATGGCCACGACGCCGACGGTCAGCCCTCGCTCGCGGCAGTGGCCGATGATCGCGCTCGTCATGGTGGACTTGCCGGCGCCGGGCGGGCCGGTCAGGCCGATCGTGAAGGCATGACCGCAGTGCTTGTAGATGCGCGACATCACCTCGGCGGTGTGCGCGGCGCGGTTCTCGACCAGCGTGATGAGGCGGGCCAGTGCCACGCGGTCGCCGGCGAGCGTGGCTTCGGCGAGCGCGTGTGGATCGCGGTTGCGCGTGGACATCGATGACCTTCGTCAATCCCGAATCGCTGAGTACCTATGCGCGGCAGTCCGCTTGGCGCTGGCGCATGCGACGGATCGTGTGCGCGGTCAGCCGCTCGGAGGCTTGGTCGCAGGGCACGGTGGCGCCTGTGGTGGCCGAGATCGTGGTGACGCGCTCGCCGCCGACGCCGCAGGTGACGATACAGTCGAAGACCGAAGCATCCAAACCGACGTTGAGCGCCACGCCGTGGTAGCTGACGCCGCGCGCGATGCGCAATCCTATGGACGCGATCTTGCCGCCGCCCGTCCAGATCCCTGCCGTTCCGGGATGACGCTCGCCGACGATGCCGTAGTCGCGGAGCGTGTCGAGCAGCGCGCCTTCGAGCAGGCAGACCCAGTCCTTGACGCCGACCCCGAGCTCCTCGATCGATACGATCGGATACATCACGACCTGGCCCGGGCCGTGGTAGGTGGCCCGCCCTCCCCGATCGCTGCGCGCAATGGTGATGCCGCGGCGGTGAAGCTCGGAGGGATCGGCCAACACGTCGGTGGCGGGCGCGTGACGGCCGAGCGTGATCGTCGGCGGATGCTCGACGACGACCAGCG from the Candidatus Limnocylindrales bacterium genome contains:
- the meaB gene encoding methylmalonyl Co-A mutase-associated GTPase MeaB, which gives rise to MSTRNRDPHALAEATLAGDRVALARLITLVENRAAHTAEVMSRIYKHCGHAFTIGLTGPPGAGKSTMTSAIIGHCRERGLTVGVVAIDPSSPFSGGSVLGDRIRMQRHFLDEGVFIRSLSTRGSHGGLTRSGRDVARLMDASGKDVVIIETVGVGQTELDIMEVADTVVVILVPEAGDTVQVMKAGLLEIADVFVVNKADREGATRMRTELEMMLALKSADDSNAWKVPVLLTKASAGEGTEAVLDAAMTHREFRKEHPQRDVVARRLRAEVFEICEEEVMRRLRSGAANEAVQTTLARVSAGEQDPYHAALEILGDRERLAQMLAGKNGVGS
- the lipB gene encoding lipoyl(octanoyl) transferase LipB — its product is MRSEVAHPNIVADPRVEHWGRLEYAAALARQLELHERRLRGQVPDTLVVVEHPPTITLGRHAPATDVLADPSELHRRGITIARSDRGGRATYHGPGQVVMYPIVSIEELGVGVKDWVCLLEGALLDTLRDYGIVGERHPGTAGIWTGGGKIASIGLRIARGVSYHGVALNVGLDASVFDCIVTCGVGGERVTTISATTGATVPCDQASERLTAHTIRRMRQRQADCRA